One Antedon mediterranea chromosome 1, ecAntMedi1.1, whole genome shotgun sequence genomic window, TAATCTATTGTGCAGAATACATCAATGAGTTTGCTGCCAAAAATTACAAGTAAGATTACCTTAAAACCAATAcctattatttttcatttgatgGTTGGCTAGTACCCAAATactgggttcgaatcccatgaccaacaaaatgcatcataatataacattaccatcttgatttgaatttattaggaaaatcatcataaaatatacatacaaagagtgataacataaattactgacattacaaataatacatttataaaagattttccaggatagcccacAAAGAATATTAGCTTATTTCCCTTGGGATCcttttataatctaaaataaaaaataaaattgttacaaATTATACCACTTACCTCCACGTAACGTTCTTGTTTTTATTCTTCCAAAAGTTATgtttagtgttttttttaaatttctgatACAGATCATTCTCAAGACTGCAATACTTTGACTCAAATGGCTTATTTATAACCGTGGTTCTCTCTGTACCGCTTCTCATTGACTGTCTTATTATGGtggtaattattttgtttatgttagaattctttaacatatttataaaaGGAATTTGGTGATTGCATATGGGACCACCAGTTCTCATCAGATCACCAAAGTTGAGAAACATTGGGCATGGTTGCGTTCTGAATGAAAGGCCATCTGGGAATACCGCGTCGGGTGTTGTATCTAGACTGAGATCGTGTGGCGCAGGATCGGAGGTTCAAGTCCAATGCATGCTCGTTGCATTGtctttgtccttagaaaaataCACTTTATTTACATTTGCCTCTATCCACCCATCcatgtataaatgggtacctggttagGTCAAAACACAAACTGCTTTGATTACTGGCTGTATCTTTCCATATATGTTTGATCAAAATAACCAGGGTAATAATGTAAAAGCGCCATTTAAATATAcatgtatatatatactgtaaatgaaattagtgccaaataaatgaatgcgttattattattttacgcAGTCTAATcactacatttattttgttattttaacgACAGAGCATGTGGCTATATCAGACAGGTAACTTAATTGTCAACGTGAAAAGGGCCAAGCTGTTATCGTTAAAACGAGCGTCAGAGTCAGATAAAAAGAAGGAAAATTAACAATCATTGAAAGCTGAAGACGGtttacaaaaagaaatattaaaagaGCAATGGTTTTAAGAGCAGCAGCCTATATGTAGCAAGGACTGTCAGCAAACACACAGCGCAATTGGTTGATTGAAATAATGTCCACAATTGGGGAAAGGCGGTCGCAGAGGAGTGccagtctatttcgtgcctagcctACCTGGATTAACCAACAATAGCCCTTTCACCTCGAAGAGCGGGATATAACTTGAGTAGAAGGTAGAAATATTCATTGAACACACCTTTCCCCAAAATGGAAAAAAGGGCCATTTTCTATCATCTTGGACCTTTAAAGTATAAAAAACAGCACTTGTTTGTAAGATTAACAACACAGTAGGACGTTAAAAACATAGTCGAGTGCAATTACTGTAGTTCATTAAATAATGTCTACCAGCAGATCCAGCATAAGCTGGCCCAtgaaagatttttaaaatcgtattAATACTGTATGATATCTAGCAgtaattttacataaaatattgCCATATtatctgtggtctagtggttaaAGCACCCATCTTGTTAATAAAAGTGCACTGTTAAAATAGACTGtataataacttattttattttaaaactacaaTTATATGAACTGATTATTGTTAAATACAACTTACTCAAAAAATATGAAGATTTTCCTTTCATTACTTATAGTAAGTTTTATCTTATTTAAAGTATAATTCATGTTTTGTACACTGTTTA contains:
- the LOC140046581 gene encoding transmembrane protein 18-like isoform X1 is translated as MVNLPPDAVRVGDIDSFLAFLKNIDWNEPWIIGLVTLQIFLLVLLILTRHYSNFQIVLFLTMLGLIYCAEYINEFAAKNYKSFSRLQYFDSNGLFITVVLSVPLLIDCLIMVSMWLYQTGNLIVNVKRAKLLSLKRASESDKKKEN
- the LOC140046581 gene encoding transmembrane protein 18-like isoform X2 translates to MVNLPPDAVRVGDIDSFLAFLKNIDWNEPWIIGLVTLQIFLLVLLILTRHYMGLIYCAEYINEFAAKNYKSFSRLQYFDSNGLFITVVLSVPLLIDCLIMVSMWLYQTGNLIVNVKRAKLLSLKRASESDKKKEN